One window of the Lathamus discolor isolate bLatDis1 chromosome W, bLatDis1.hap1, whole genome shotgun sequence genome contains the following:
- the LOC136004351 gene encoding dysbindin domain-containing protein 1-like isoform X1: MTADTTWDTSTVIFCPKSLARRCWSRRTRWGPPPMGQPSSPPESLLRSRVAFPSLACCRSPSADVSTALPVPCHTLTAPMVSHQPLRSPASLCLPLRSLASLWDPLPAFSISCQLLGSPACPQHPLPTPVGHLPPPTPLSSLSTSPPDSFGCPPSAPRPSPWRRAEQRAGPGAQPPSTEPLSSVSSLEVHFDLLDLSELTDMSDQELAEVFADSDEENTAREAPGGLQPQAVPRAGYLRSPSWTRAREQGREKKHLSDPELPPGPSDAFLPTDRPRDP; this comes from the exons AGCTTGGCAAGGAGATGCTGGTCCCGGCGCACCCGGTGGGGACCCCCACCCATGGGCCAACCCAGCAGCCCCCCGGAGTCCCTGTTGAGGAGCAGGGTGGCATTCCCATCCCTGGCCTGCTGCAGGTCACCGAGTGCAGACGTGAGTACAGccctgcctgtcccctgccATACTCTGACTGCCCCCATGGTCTCCCACCAGCCCCTGAGGtcccctgccagcctgtgcctGCCTCTGAGGTCCCTTGCCAGCCTCTGGGATCCCCTGCCTGCTTTTAGTAtctcctgccagctcctgggGTCCCCTGCCTGCCCTCAGCATCCCTTGCCTACCCCAGTCGGTCATCTTCCCCCACCGACCCCCTTATCTTCCCTGAGCACCAGCCCCCCCGACTCCTTCGGGTGCCCCCCCAGCGCCCCCCGCCCCTCTCCGTGGCGCCGGGCTGAGCAGCGGGCGGGTCCCGGAGCGCAGCCGCCGTCCACAGAGCCGCTGAGCAGCGTCTCCTCGTTGGAGGTGCACTTCGACCTGCTGGACCTGAGTGAGCTGACCGACATGTCGGACCAGGAGCTGGCCGAGGTCTTCGCCGACTCCGACGAGGAGAACACGGCCAGGGAAGCCCCCGGCG GGTTGCAACCGCAGGCGGTGCCGCGGGCCGGGTACCTGCGCTCTCCCTCCTGGACCCGGGCGCGGGAGCAGGGCCGGGAGAAGAAGCATCTCAGCGACCCGGAGCTGCCGCCGGGACCTTCAGATGCCTTTCTGCCCACTGATCGGCCGCGGGATCCCTAG
- the LOC136004351 gene encoding dysbindin domain-containing protein 1-like isoform X4, with protein MAAPGVIGTAELGKEMLVPAHPVGTPTHGPTQQPPGVPVEEQGGIPIPGLLQVTECRQPLSSVSSLEVHFDLLDLSELTDMSDQELAEVFADSDEENTAREAPGGLQPQAVPRAGYLRSPSWTRAREQGREKKHLSDPELPPGPSDAFLPTDRPRDP; from the exons AGCTTGGCAAGGAGATGCTGGTCCCGGCGCACCCGGTGGGGACCCCCACCCATGGGCCAACCCAGCAGCCCCCCGGAGTCCCTGTTGAGGAGCAGGGTGGCATTCCCATCCCTGGCCTGCTGCAGGTCACCGAGTGCAGAC AGCCGCTGAGCAGCGTCTCCTCGTTGGAGGTGCACTTCGACCTGCTGGACCTGAGTGAGCTGACCGACATGTCGGACCAGGAGCTGGCCGAGGTCTTCGCCGACTCCGACGAGGAGAACACGGCCAGGGAAGCCCCCGGCG GGTTGCAACCGCAGGCGGTGCCGCGGGCCGGGTACCTGCGCTCTCCCTCCTGGACCCGGGCGCGGGAGCAGGGCCGGGAGAAGAAGCATCTCAGCGACCCGGAGCTGCCGCCGGGACCTTCAGATGCCTTTCTGCCCACTGATCGGCCGCGGGATCCCTAG
- the LOC136004351 gene encoding dysbindin domain-containing protein 1-like isoform X5 encodes MLVPAHPVGTPTHGPTQQPPGVPVEEQGGIPIPGLLQVTECRQPLSSVSSLEVHFDLLDLSELTDMSDQELAEVFADSDEENTAREAPGGLQPQAVPRAGYLRSPSWTRAREQGREKKHLSDPELPPGPSDAFLPTDRPRDP; translated from the exons ATGCTGGTCCCGGCGCACCCGGTGGGGACCCCCACCCATGGGCCAACCCAGCAGCCCCCCGGAGTCCCTGTTGAGGAGCAGGGTGGCATTCCCATCCCTGGCCTGCTGCAGGTCACCGAGTGCAGAC AGCCGCTGAGCAGCGTCTCCTCGTTGGAGGTGCACTTCGACCTGCTGGACCTGAGTGAGCTGACCGACATGTCGGACCAGGAGCTGGCCGAGGTCTTCGCCGACTCCGACGAGGAGAACACGGCCAGGGAAGCCCCCGGCG GGTTGCAACCGCAGGCGGTGCCGCGGGCCGGGTACCTGCGCTCTCCCTCCTGGACCCGGGCGCGGGAGCAGGGCCGGGAGAAGAAGCATCTCAGCGACCCGGAGCTGCCGCCGGGACCTTCAGATGCCTTTCTGCCCACTGATCGGCCGCGGGATCCCTAG
- the LOC136004351 gene encoding dysbindin domain-containing protein 1-like isoform X3: MGQPSSPPESLLRSRVAFPSLACCRSPSADVSTALPVPCHTLTAPMVSHQPLRSPASLCLPLRSLASLWDPLPAFSISCQLLGSPACPQHPLPTPVGHLPPPTPLSSLSTSPPDSFGCPPSAPRPSPWRRAEQRAGPGAQPPSTEPLSSVSSLEVHFDLLDLSELTDMSDQELAEVFADSDEENTAREAPGGLQPQAVPRAGYLRSPSWTRAREQGREKKHLSDPELPPGPSDAFLPTDRPRDP; encoded by the exons ATGGGCCAACCCAGCAGCCCCCCGGAGTCCCTGTTGAGGAGCAGGGTGGCATTCCCATCCCTGGCCTGCTGCAGGTCACCGAGTGCAGACGTGAGTACAGccctgcctgtcccctgccATACTCTGACTGCCCCCATGGTCTCCCACCAGCCCCTGAGGtcccctgccagcctgtgcctGCCTCTGAGGTCCCTTGCCAGCCTCTGGGATCCCCTGCCTGCTTTTAGTAtctcctgccagctcctgggGTCCCCTGCCTGCCCTCAGCATCCCTTGCCTACCCCAGTCGGTCATCTTCCCCCACCGACCCCCTTATCTTCCCTGAGCACCAGCCCCCCCGACTCCTTCGGGTGCCCCCCCAGCGCCCCCCGCCCCTCTCCGTGGCGCCGGGCTGAGCAGCGGGCGGGTCCCGGAGCGCAGCCGCCGTCCACAGAGCCGCTGAGCAGCGTCTCCTCGTTGGAGGTGCACTTCGACCTGCTGGACCTGAGTGAGCTGACCGACATGTCGGACCAGGAGCTGGCCGAGGTCTTCGCCGACTCCGACGAGGAGAACACGGCCAGGGAAGCCCCCGGCG GGTTGCAACCGCAGGCGGTGCCGCGGGCCGGGTACCTGCGCTCTCCCTCCTGGACCCGGGCGCGGGAGCAGGGCCGGGAGAAGAAGCATCTCAGCGACCCGGAGCTGCCGCCGGGACCTTCAGATGCCTTTCTGCCCACTGATCGGCCGCGGGATCCCTAG
- the LOC136004351 gene encoding dysbindin domain-containing protein 1-like isoform X2, translated as MVGPGGTWCRGSAGSCSITDLRWAGGLGVAPVGTRGILTSLVSLSVPPPLADKLPFAWAPSQAMLLSDTKGLHGAGGVGLQLPAQDPGQFCPSHQALPGVLLPSQQDCPWGLVGPWDEAAVTNMACAGIAELGKEMLVPAHPVGTPTHGPTQQPPGVPVEEQGGIPIPGLLQVTECRQPLSSVSSLEVHFDLLDLSELTDMSDQELAEVFADSDEENTAREAPGGLQPQAVPRAGYLRSPSWTRAREQGREKKHLSDPELPPGPSDAFLPTDRPRDP; from the exons ATGGTAGGGCCCGGTGGCACATGGTGCCGGGGCTCAGCTGGTTCCTGCTCCATCACTGACCTCAGATGGGCTGGGGGACTGGGTGTTGCTCCAGTGGGGACACGAGGTATCCTGACATCATTGGTGTCCCTCAGTGTGCCACCACCACTGGCAGACAAGCTACCTTTTGCATGGGCTCCATCACAGGCCATGCTTTTGTCTGACACAAAGGGGCTGCACGGGGCAGGGGGTGTGGGGCTGCAGCTTCCAGCACAAGACCCTGGGCAGTTCTGCCCATCCCACCAGGCCCTCCCGGGGGTCTTGCTGCCCTCTCAGCAAGACTGCCCATGGGGGCTGGTGGGGCCCTGGGATGAAGCTGCTGTCACCAACATGGCATGTGCTGGTATCGCAGAGCTTGGCAAGGAGATGCTGGTCCCGGCGCACCCGGTGGGGACCCCCACCCATGGGCCAACCCAGCAGCCCCCCGGAGTCCCTGTTGAGGAGCAGGGTGGCATTCCCATCCCTGGCCTGCTGCAGGTCACCGAGTGCAGAC AGCCGCTGAGCAGCGTCTCCTCGTTGGAGGTGCACTTCGACCTGCTGGACCTGAGTGAGCTGACCGACATGTCGGACCAGGAGCTGGCCGAGGTCTTCGCCGACTCCGACGAGGAGAACACGGCCAGGGAAGCCCCCGGCG GGTTGCAACCGCAGGCGGTGCCGCGGGCCGGGTACCTGCGCTCTCCCTCCTGGACCCGGGCGCGGGAGCAGGGCCGGGAGAAGAAGCATCTCAGCGACCCGGAGCTGCCGCCGGGACCTTCAGATGCCTTTCTGCCCACTGATCGGCCGCGGGATCCCTAG